The nucleotide sequence GACCTGCCAGGCCCCGGAGCCGGACGGGCGACGGACCTCGAGGACGTCCTGGTCCCAGTGCAGTCCAGGGACGCGGGAGGCGGCCCAGCGGCAGTACGCGTTGTAGTCGCGTCGCAGCGGATAGAAGGACTCGCGCACGTAGAAGGAGTAGAGCTGCCCCGTCTCCTTGAGCCAGTTCAGGAACGAGTGCTCGGAGGTGGGATCGGCCATGGTCACCAGGTCCGCCAGGAAGGGGACCTGCAGCGTCGCGTCCTCGAAGAGCAGCCCGGGATGCCAGTCGAAGCCAGGTCTGCGGTCCAGGAAGGCGGCGCGCACGTCCGGCAGGGGATCGGCCAGGCAGGCCAGCCCCAGGCCGAAAGGCCCGAGGCCCACGCACAGCAGGTCCAGCGGCTCGTCTGCGGAGCCCGTCTCGGCGGTGGAGCGCATGGTCATCGGATCCTCTCTGCGGTCTGGGCCATGTCGGGATGCGGCTGCGCAGCGCGCTCGGCGAGCACGGCCTCCCCTGCCCGGTGGACGTCGTCCAGGACGGCGCGCAGGTCACTGAGCTGCGCGGCGGGGTTCAGCAGCGTGAGCTTGAGGCAGCGCTGATCATCGACCACGGTCTCGGCGACCGTGGAGGAGGCGTCGTCCCACACTCGGCGCCGCACTGGGCGCACGAGAGCCTGGGGGTCCGAGCCGTCCAGGGGCAGCCAGCGGAACAGCACCGTGGACAGCGACGGCTGCGCGATCAGCTCGAAGCGCGGATCGGCCGTGATCTCCCGGGCCGTCTCCTGGGCCAGGGCGCAGCAGCGATCGAAGAGCTCGCCGATCCGCTCCGGGCCCATGGCGCGCAGGGTCGTCCACAGCTTGAGCGCATCGAAGCGCCGCGTGGTCTGCAGGGAGCGGTCCACCTGGTTGGGCTCCGGAGTGTCGGCCGGATTCAGGTAGTCGGCGTGATGCGTGCAGTGCCGCAGCGTGCGGGGATCGCGCACGATCACGGCCGAGCAGGACACCGGCTGGAACCAGGACTTGTGGAAGTCGATGGTCACCGAATCGGCCTGCTCGATCCCCGCCAGGCGCTCCCGCTGAGTCGTCGAGGCCAGCAGGCCGCCGCCGTAGGCGGCGTCGACGTGCAGCCAGGTCCCGGACTCGGCGCAGAGCCGGGCGATCCGCTCGAGCGGATCGATGGCGCCGCGATCCGTCGTCCCGGCGGTCGCCACGACGGCGGCCGGCTCCAGCCCCTGGGCGCGCAGGTCGTCCAGCGCGAGCTCGAGGGCCTCGGGAAGCATGCGTCCGTCGTCGTCGACGGGCACCTGGACCACGGCATCGTCGTCCAGGCCCAGGATGTGCGCCGCGGTGAGCACCGAGAAGTGGCTCTGCTCCGAGGCCAGAAGCCGCAGCCGAGCCGCCCGCACGGGGCGGGATTCGGCCCGCGGGGTCGCCGCGGAACACTCGAGCGCCTCGTCCCGGGCCAGCATGAGCGCCTGGAGGGTCGAGGTCGTGCCGCCGGGGGTGAACATGCCGTCGGCGCCGTCCGGGAAGCCGATCCGCTGGGCAGTCCAGGCCAGCAGCCGTCGCTCGATCAGGGTGGCCGAGGTCGACTGGTCCCAGGTGTCCACCGAGGTGTTCACGATCGCGGCCATGGTCTCGGCGGCCACGGCGGGCACGGCCACCGGGCAGTTGAGGTGGGCGGCAGTGCGCGGCAGATGGAACCACACGGCGTGGCGCAGCCAGAGCTCGTCGAGCTCGCCGAGCGCCGAGTCGAGATCCCCGAGCGGCCGGTCGAGGTCGATCGGGTCGATCAGGGCGGCGAGGTCGTCGAATCCGGCGGGGGAGTGCGCCGCGCCTGCCTCGGCCAGGCGGGCCGAGGAGGTGCGCGCAGCGGAGGCGACGGCTTCGCGCAGCTGCGGGGCCGTGGCAGCGGCGAGCAGATCGCGCTGCGCGGGTGCCGGGACGGCCGGGGGCCGGAAGATCGTGGAATCGGCGGGATCGGGGGCTGGGGGCATGGGGCAGACTGCCTTTCGCCGTGGTCCTCGAGGGGACCGGTGGGACACGGGTCGTCACGATCGGGGGACACGGGGTGTTCCTCCCGGCCGCAACGAACAGTGAGGTTAGCCTAATCTTCCTGAGTGGCGGCTCACTGCGAGCTGGCCGAACCGGCAGAACCCAGCGGGAGAGGGAGCATGGCGAGGATAGAGAGTGCCGTGGTGCGTGCCATGGGGTCGATGGAGACGAAGCTCACAGTCCTGGGGCGGCAGGAGATCGCCCCGTCGTACCTGCGGCTGGAGCTGGATGACGGCGGACTGCTGGCCCGCAGGGCCCCGCACCCGACCATGTGGCTGCGGCTGTGGTTCGCCGAAGGAGGCCGGGACCACCAGCGGGCCTACACCCTGGTGGATCCCGACGTCTCCGCGGGCCGCTTCAGCCTGGAGTTCGCCCTGCACCAGGGCGCGGCCAGCGACTGGGCGCGCGAATGCCGTCCCGGCGACACGATCCGAGCGTCGCTGCTGGGCAGCAAGCCGCCCTGGGAGCCCCGCGGTCGTCGCGCGCGGAAGGCCGTGGACCCCGACGTCCCGTTCAGCGGTCGGACGATCGTCATCGGCGACTCGGCAGCGCTGCCCGCGATGAACTCGCTGCTCGAATCGCTGGGCGAGGCTCCGGCAGAGGTCTGGCTCGAGCACGGGCTGCCCGAGGACCGGCAGCTGCCGCTGCACCTGGGGCCGACTGCGGAAGGCCACAGGGTGCACCGCAGCGACGAGAGCACCGGGGTGCGCGCCGTCCTGGAGAGCCGCTGGTCGCAGCAGCCGCCGAGCCCGCAGGATCGCTACTGGATCGCGCTTGAGGCCCGCGACACCCGCGGGGTGTCGTCGATGCTGCGCGCTCACGGCGTGGGCCGCGAGGCGATCGAGGCCACGGCATATTGGAGGAGCGCATGAGCCGGGCGAGGACCGCGAGCACCCCGAGGGCCTCCGTCGCGCGGCCGCACGTGGCCGCAGGGCTGTGGAGCCTGCTCTGGGCGCTGTACACCACCCAGTTCATCGGGGCGTCGTTCATCAGCACCGGCCTCACCGGGATCCTGCGCAGCGGCGGGGTGGACCTGGCGATGCTGGGCCTGCTGCAGCTGCTCGGGCTGATCTGGCCGCTGAAGATCCTGTGGGCGCCGCTCGTGGACCGCTGGAGCCCCGCACGGGCGGCGGGCCATCATCGAGCCTGGCTGATCCTGCTGCAGTCGCTGATGGTCCTCAGCCTCCTGGGCCTGGCGCTGATCGGCGACCCGGTCGCCCAGCTGGGCCCGGTGGCCGTGCTCGCCGGGCTGTTCGTGCTGTTCTCCGCCACGCAGGACATCGCCGCCGACGCGCTGTCCGTGCGTCAGCTGCCCGAGGACAGGCACGACGACGGCGCCGGTGTCCAGGTGGCCGCCAGCTATGTCGGCACGGTGATCGGCGGCGGGCTGGCGCTGGTCGTGCACGACCAGTGGGGCTGGCGCGCGGCCGTCGTGCTGCTGGTGCTGTGCACCGCTGCGGCCATGATCCCCGTGCTGCGCTGCCGGGAGCCGGAGCGCGAGGACCTCGAGCACGTCCGGTTGCGCCTGCGCGATGTCGTGG is from Kocuria palustris and encodes:
- a CDS encoding pyridoxal phosphate-dependent decarboxylase family protein codes for the protein MPPAPDPADSTIFRPPAVPAPAQRDLLAAATAPQLREAVASAARTSSARLAEAGAAHSPAGFDDLAALIDPIDLDRPLGDLDSALGELDELWLRHAVWFHLPRTAAHLNCPVAVPAVAAETMAAIVNTSVDTWDQSTSATLIERRLLAWTAQRIGFPDGADGMFTPGGTTSTLQALMLARDEALECSAATPRAESRPVRAARLRLLASEQSHFSVLTAAHILGLDDDAVVQVPVDDDGRMLPEALELALDDLRAQGLEPAAVVATAGTTDRGAIDPLERIARLCAESGTWLHVDAAYGGGLLASTTQRERLAGIEQADSVTIDFHKSWFQPVSCSAVIVRDPRTLRHCTHHADYLNPADTPEPNQVDRSLQTTRRFDALKLWTTLRAMGPERIGELFDRCCALAQETAREITADPRFELIAQPSLSTVLFRWLPLDGSDPQALVRPVRRRVWDDASSTVAETVVDDQRCLKLTLLNPAAQLSDLRAVLDDVHRAGEAVLAERAAQPHPDMAQTAERIR
- a CDS encoding siderophore-interacting protein, whose amino-acid sequence is METKLTVLGRQEIAPSYLRLELDDGGLLARRAPHPTMWLRLWFAEGGRDHQRAYTLVDPDVSAGRFSLEFALHQGAASDWARECRPGDTIRASLLGSKPPWEPRGRRARKAVDPDVPFSGRTIVIGDSAALPAMNSLLESLGEAPAEVWLEHGLPEDRQLPLHLGPTAEGHRVHRSDESTGVRAVLESRWSQQPPSPQDRYWIALEARDTRGVSSMLRAHGVGREAIEATAYWRSA
- a CDS encoding MFS transporter, with translation MSRARTASTPRASVARPHVAAGLWSLLWALYTTQFIGASFISTGLTGILRSGGVDLAMLGLLQLLGLIWPLKILWAPLVDRWSPARAAGHHRAWLILLQSLMVLSLLGLALIGDPVAQLGPVAVLAGLFVLFSATQDIAADALSVRQLPEDRHDDGAGVQVAASYVGTVIGGGLALVVHDQWGWRAAVVLLVLCTAAAMIPVLRCREPEREDLEHVRLRLRDVVGVLAQPGARLWGLGAIPLVAMGSAGMWSLVTPILTDAGWSLSRIGLTTSVLASIPALGAGLLAGRLMGRWGRAPIMGLGAGVQLLGGLLLLPLVLGSGASATAGAAAVLGACLILAGYTVANTGMYAVNLDLSRPDHAGTDFTLLSSLNMLAGTIGAWAGLTVAAFTGYPISLLLGLVVAAAGILTAQRHQRVWGRAAARG